One stretch of Ptiloglossa arizonensis isolate GNS036 chromosome 7, iyPtiAriz1_principal, whole genome shotgun sequence DNA includes these proteins:
- the LOC143149624 gene encoding terpene synthase-like, with translation MFRENILVQKILEPINYIRQIPENSIRNKLQQAFNYWLNIPKDKLEAISYFVEVLQLKSVVIDDIADDLDIRRGIPVAHKVYGIPHALNAATYLIVISLEKVSNLDHPKISCMWRKINLKAHRGLGMEIYWKKHFICPSEAAYKKMVIQKLGILLSLPVYSMQLYSNCKNNFTPLLEILCVYIQIRNDYLSLYSEKNAEEKTFCEDITRGNFSFPIIHAIRSHPEDTRLITIMKLGTKDLNVLRYCVKLLEKFGSFAYTRTVLEELNMKAKDEIQRLGGNPILLTYLDESMNWMHKTA, from the exons ATGTTTAGAGAAAATATTCTTGTGCAGAAAATATTGGAACCAATTAATTACATTCGCCAAATTCCTGAAAATAGTATCAGGAACAAATTACAACAAGCTTTCAATTATTGGTTAAATATACCAAAAGATAAACTTGAAGCAATCTCATATTTTGTAGAAGTACTTCAACTTAAAAGCGTTGT AATCGATGATATTGCCGACGATTTAGATATAAGGAGAGGGATTCCTGTAGCTCATAAGGTTTATGGAATACCACATGCATTAAATGCTGCTACTTACCTTATAGTTATTTCCCTTGAAAAAGTTTCGAATTTGGATCATCCGAAG ATTTCATGTATGTGGAGAAAAATTAATCTGAAAGCACATAGGGGTCTGGGTATGGAAATTTATTGGAAAAAACATTTCATCTGCCCTTCTGAAGCTGCATATAAGAAGATGGTGATTCAAA AATTAGGCATACTTTTGTCCTTACCTGTTTACTCGATGCAGTTGTATTCAAATTGTAAAAACAATTTCACACCCTTGCTTGAAATCTTATGCGTTTACATTCAAATTCGGAATGATTACTTAAGTTTATATAGCGAAAAG AACGCTGAAGAAAAGACTTTCTGCGAGGATATAACAagaggaaatttttcttttcctattATACATGCTATACGAAGTCATCCGGAAGATACACGATTAATAA CCATAATGAAACTGGGAACTAAAGATCTTAACGTACTACGATATTGCGTTAAACTACTGGAAAAGTTCGGGTCCTTCGCGTACACGAGAACTGTTCTCGAAGAATTGAATATGAAAGCAAAGGATGAGATTCAACGATTAGGAGGAAATCCTATATTATTGACATATTTAGACGAATCAATGAATTGGATGCATAAAACAGCTTAG
- the LOC143148979 gene encoding terpene synthase-like, with protein sequence MAQYENELYLSFGNNEEDKALLEPFNYLVPVIGKTIDLRLSEALNYWLKVPQDKFCVIRDIIQTVYIYSILIDDIQDDSELRKNKPVAHNIYGIAGTINAANYSLLVALEKVFALHHSESVKVYGEQLKELHKGQGLEIYWRDNYICPSETAYKKMTTLKTGTFYKLALRLMQEFSECKEDFSFLIETLSIYKQIRNDYFNLYHEKNVDTRTYADDITTGNFSFPIVHAIQSHPDDKQIMNILRQRTKDIDIKRYCVSMLKKFGSFDYTRTVLKELDKKVREEVQRLGGNPLLVQILDELMNWKIQDVE encoded by the exons ATGGCGCAATATGAAAATGAACTTTACTTGTCGTTCGGTAATAACGAGGAAGATAAG GCATTACTGGAACCATTTAATTATCTTGTGCCAGTCATtggaaaaacgatcgatttaaGATTATCAGAAGCTCTCAATTACTGGTTAAAAGTACCACAAGATAAATTTTGTGTTATCAGGGATATAATACAGACAGTTTATATTTACAGTATTTT AATCGATGATATTCAAGATGATTCCGAATTAAGAAAGAACAAACCTGTAGCACACAATATTTATGGAATAGCTGGTACAATAAACGCTGCGAATTACAGTCTACTTGTTGCTTTAGAGAAAGTTTTTGCTTTGCATCATTCAGAG AGTGTAAAAGTATATGGTGAACAGTTGAAAGAATTGCACAAAGGACAGGGTCTGGAAATTTATTGGAGGGATAATTATATTTGTCCATCTGAAACTGCGTATAAGAAGATGACCACTCTGA AAACAGGTACATTTTACAAACTAGCTTTGCGTTTAATGCAAGAATTTTCGGAATGTAAAGAAGACTTTTCATTCTTAATAGAAACCTTAAGTATTTACAAACAAATTCGGAATGACTACTTCAATTTATATCATGAAAAG aatGTTGATACCAGAACTTACGCCGACGATATAACTACAGGAAATTTCAGTTTTCCTATTGTACATGCTATACAAAGTCACCCAGACGATAAACAGATAATGA ACATTTTGAGACAGCGGACAAAGGACATAGACATAAAACGATATTGTGTTAGTATGCTGAAAAAATTTGGCTCCTTTGATTACACGAGAACAGTACTCAAAGAATTGGATAAGAAAGTAAGGGAGGAGGTCCAACGATTAGGAGGAAATCCTCTATTGGTACAAATTTTGGACGAATTAATGAACTGGAAGATTCAAGATGTTGAGTAG
- the LOC143149239 gene encoding terpene synthase-like produces MEKYENVVSSLSGDREEDEKTLEPFHYIFRIPGKNIRNKLGRALNQWFNIPEDKLEIILEMTQIIHTCTLLLDDIEDDADLRRGIPVAHKVYGLAHTINAANYAAFIALEKVFALDHSEALKIYTHCTLELFRGQGIEMYWRTHSICPSEAAYKKMTIQKTGALFKLIVLLMQKFSNWKENITSLVENFGLYFQIRDDYCSLYLREYAEKKSYCEDLTEGKFSFPIIHAIRSHPEDTRVINILKQRTRDHDVKQYCIKILEKYGSFAYTRTVLEELDLKIRDEIQRLKGNPVLLQFLDQLMNWKDESA; encoded by the exons ATGGAGAAGTACGAAAATGTGGTTTCTTCGTTATCTGGTGATAGGGAGGAAGACGAG AAAACATTGGAACCGTttcattacatatttcgaattcctggaaaaaatattagaaacaaacTGGGACGAGCTTTGAATCAGTGGTTTAATATACCAGAGGATAAACTTGAAATAATCCTCGAAATGACCCAGATAATTCATACCTGCACCCTTTT ACTGGATGATATTGAAGACGATGCAGATTTAAGAAGAGGCATTCCTGTAGCTCACAAGGTTTATGGCTTAGCACATACGATAAATGCTGCTAATTATGCTGCATTTATTGCGTTAGAAAAAGTCTTTGCTTTGGATCATTCGGAG GctctaaaaatatatacacactGTACACTCGAGTTGTTTAGAGGTCAGGGTATAGAAATGTACTGGAGAACTCATTCCATATGTCCATCTGAAGCTGCGTATAAGAAAATGACGATTCAAA AAACAGGGGCACTTTTCAAGTTAATTGTCCTTTTAATGCAAAAGTTCTCAAATTGGAAAGAAAACATCACATCCTTGGTAGAAAATTTTGGTCTATACTTCCAAATTCGTGATGATTATTGTAGTTTATATCTCCGAGAG TATGCTGAAAAGAAGAGTTACTGCGAGGATCTGACCGAAGGAAAATTCAGTTTCCCTATTATACATGCTATAAGGAGTCATCCGGAAGATACGCGAGTAATAA ACATTCTAAAACAACGAACTAGGGACCATGACGTAAAACAATATTGCATTAAAATATTGGAAAAGTATGGGTCCTTTGCTTACACGAGAACTGTACTTGAAGAATTGGATCTGAAAATACGGGATGAGATCCAACGGTTAAAAGGAAATCCTGTATTATTGCAATTTTTAGACCAATTAATGAATTGGAAGGATGAGAGCGCTTAG
- the LOC143149291 gene encoding terpene synthase-like, with protein MEKYENVVSSLSGDREEDEKTLEPFHYIFRIPGKNIRNKLGRALNQWFNIPEDKLEIILEVTEIIHTSTLLLDDIEDDADLRRGIPVAHKVYGLAHTINAANYAAFIALEKAFALNHSEALKIYTHCTLELSRGQGIEMYWRTHSICPSEAAYKKMTIQKTGALFKLTVLLMQKFSKWKENITSLVENFSLYFQIRDDYCNLYLREYAEKKSYCEDLTEGKFSFPIIHAIRSHPEDTRVINILKQRTRDHDVKQYCIKILEKYGSFAYTRTVLEELDKKIRDEIQRLKGNPVLLQFLDQLMNWKVESA; from the exons ATGGAGAAGTACGAAAATGTGGTTTCTTCGTTATCTGGTGATAGGGAGGAAGACGAG AAAACATTGGAACCGTttcattacatatttcgaattcctggaaaaaatattagaaacaaacTGGGACGAGCTTTGAATCAGTGGTTTAATATACCAGAGGATAAACTTGAAATAATCCTCGAAGTGACCGAGATAATTCATACCTCCACCCTTTT ACTGGATGATATTGAAGACGATGCAGATTTAAGAAGAGGCATTCCTGTAGCTCACAAGGTTTATGGCTTAGCACATACGATAAATGCTGCTAATTATGCTGCATTTATTGCGTTAGAAAAAGCCTTTGCTTTGAATCATTCGGAG GctctaaaaatatatacacactGTACACTCGAGTTGTCTAGAGGTCAGGGTATAGAAATGTACTGGAGAACTCATTCCATATGTCCATCTGAAGCTGCGTATAAGAAAATGACGATTCAAA AAACAGGGGCACTTTTCAAGTTAACTGTCCTTTTAATGCAAAAGTTCTCAAAGTGGAAAGAAAACATCACATCCTTGGTAGAAAATTTTAGTCTATACTTCCAAATTCGTGATgattattgtaatttatatCTCCGAGAG TATGCTGAAAAGAAGAGTTACTGCGAGGATCTGACCGAAGGAAAATTCAGTTTCCCTATTATACATGCTATAAGGAGTCATCCGGAAGATACGCGAGTAATAA ACATTCTAAAACAACGAACTAGGGACCATGACGTAAAACAATATTGCATTAAAATATTGGAAAAGTATGGGTCCTTTGCTTACACGAGAACTGTACTTGAAGAATTGGATAAGAAAATACGGGATGAGATCCAACGGTTGAAAGGAAATCCTGTATTATTGCAATTTTTAGACCAATTAATGAATTGGAAAGTTGAGAGCGCTTAG
- the LOC143149289 gene encoding terpene synthase-like, translating to MDQMNQKAYSLTGDPKEDQILLEPFNYIFRTTGNEIGPKWGEAFNYWLKVPKDKFDAILDTIQILHTFTLLLDDIQDNSVLRSGGSVSQNVYGLGVSLNSLSYGVHIGLERIFALNHPEGVPIYAAQVMEFYRGQGIEIYWRHMCICPTETEYKKMVIRKASIPFTLSVRLLQLFSNCKKDFSSLINTISVYYQIRNDYFDLHSKKFAEDKTFAEDVSTGNFNFLIIHAIQSHPEDKQILNILKQRTNDINVKRYCVSLLERFGSFAYTRTVLGELDKKIREEIQGLGGNPLLVEILDDLLDWNPVAQKECGKIN from the exons ATGGATCAGATGAACCAGAAAGCTTATTCATTGACTGGTGATCCAAAAGAAGACCAG ATATTACTGGAAccatttaattacatttttcgaaCTACTGGAAATGAGATTGGGCCGAAATGGGGAGAAGCTTTCAATTACTGGTTAAAAGTACCAAAGGATAAATTTGATGCGATTCTAGATACGATACAGATACTCCATACTTTTACCCTCTT ACTCGATGATATCCAAGATAATTCAGTTTTAAGAAGCGGTGGATCTGTATCACAAAATGTTTATGGATTAGGTGTCTCGCTCAATTCTCTAAGTTACGGTGTGCATATAGGTCTAGAAAGAATTTTTGCTTTAAACCATCCAGAG gGAGTACCAATATACGCAGCTCAGGTGATGGAATTTTACAGAGGCCAAGGTATTGAAATTTATTGGAGACATATGTGTATTTGCCCAACTGAAACTGAATATAAGAAGATGGTGATTCGAA AAGCAAGTATACCCTTCACGTTAAGTGTCCGTTTACTGCAGCTGTTTTCAAATTGTAAAAAAGACTTTTCATCCTTAATAAACACCATAAGTGTTTACTATCAAATTCGTAACGATTATTTTGATTTACACAGCAAAAAG TTCGCTGAGGATAAAACTTTCGCTGAGGATGTGTCAAcaggaaatttcaattttcttattATACATGCTATACAAAGTCATCCAGAAGATAAGCAGATACTGA ACATTCTTAAACAACGGACAAACGATATAAATGTAAAACGATATTGCGTCAGTCTATTAGAAAGATTTGGGTCGTTTGCATATACAAGAACTGTACTTGGAGAGTTGGATAAAAAAATAAGAGAAGAGATTCAAGGTTTAGGAGGTAATCCACTATTAGtggaaattttggatgatttaTTGGATTGGAATCCAGTTGCTCAGAAAGAATGTGGAAAAATTAACTAA
- the Cad96ca gene encoding tyrosine kinase receptor Cad96Ca isoform X3, whose translation MVWNLLGTTTTETIVRNRRFLSSLTIAPALSTLMKPSKAKNPFPGQHAPTGRIRPPLLGLPSLQSYPRPGLPHKSVISSSPVAVPSNIPKTTKLQPEETKQNEGDASGVSTGVPEVPTEENEVEGPPLSSKIAPAEAPPPQDIAMTLVPITAVCVLVVGLGMGAWSLRNKFCGSRKSKEDTKEQASVSVSNISDDPSLVLKRWRGPKAHNNRYEPWEKENQAGAQNKQEDKWEFPRHRLKVFNILGEGCFGQVWKCEALDIDGKSGATIVAVKTLKENATERERLDLAQELRVMKNLDPHPNVVRLLGCCTEREPMFVILEYVSGGKLQSFLRASREERNHGGPGLTSRDLTGFVYQIAKGMEYLASKGIIHRDLAARNILIDENRACKVADFGFARDVAANQIYERKSEGRLPIRWMAPESLYDNIFSVKSDIWSFGVLIWEIVTLGSTPYPGLAAAEVMRRIKEGYRLDRPEHCKRELYNIMYYCWDKDPACRPSFGELVGLTEGLLLDETDYIELDRFPDHSYYNVLNLSGEKL comes from the exons GAACCCGTTTCCGGGTCAACACGCTCCTACCGGCAGAATACGGCCGCCTCTTCTGGGCTTGCCGAGCCTTCAGAGCTATCCCAGGCCGGGATTGCCTCATAAATCGGTGATATCGTCGTCGCCAGTGGCGGTGCCGTCGAATATACCAAAAACAACAAAATTACAGCCAGAGGAGACGAAACAGAACGAGGGTGACGCCAGTGGTGTCTCCACCGGTGTCCCCGAGGTGCCCACAGAGGAGAACGAGGTCGAGGGTCCGCCACTCAGTTCGAAAATTGCACCTGCCGAGGCACCGCCTCCCCAAGATATAGCGATGACCTTGGTACCCATCACGGCGGTCTGCGTACTCGTGGTGGGTCTCGGGATGGGCGCCTGGTCCCTGCGAAATAAATTCTGTGGAAGTAGGAAGTCCAAGGAAGACACG AAAGAACAAGCTTCGGTTAGTGTCTCGAATATATCAGACGATCCATCCCTTGTTTTAAAAAGATGGCGTGGACCAAAAGCTCACAACAATCGATACGAACCCTGGGAAAAAGAAAATCAAGCTGGTGCACAGAACAAACAAGAAGATAAATGGGAATTTCCCCGACATCGATTAAAG GTCTTCAATATCCTTGGAGAAGGATGCTTCGGTCAAGTTTGGAAATGCGAAGCCTTGGATATCGATGGGAAATCTGGTGCAACGATAGTCGCAGTGAAGACCTTGAAAGAAAATGCCACGGAACGAGAACGATTAGATCTTGCGCAGGAGTTACGAGTCATGAAAAATTTGGATCCTCACCCTAACGTAGTCCGATTACTAGGTTGCTGTACCGAACGCGAACCAATGTTCGTCATTTTAGAGTACGTGAGCGGGGGCAAGTTGCAAAGCTTTCTGAGAGCGTCCAGAGAAGAAAGGAATCATGGGGGACCTGGACTGACGTCTAGGGATCTCACTGGATTTGTTTATCAG ATTGCCAAAGGTATGGAGTATTTGGCTTCCAAAGGAATAATACACAGAGATCTAGCCGCAAGGAATATATTGATCGACGAGAATCGTGCGTGTAAAGTAGCAGACTTTGGATTTGCCCGAGATGTTGCTGCTAATCAAATATATGAAAGGAAGTCCGAAGGTAGACTGCCAATCAGATGGATGGCTCCAGAGAGCTTGTACGATAATATATTTTCCGTCAAATCGGACATATGGAGTTTCGGTGTATTAATCTGGGAAATCGTCACATTAGGGTCTACACCTTATCCTGGTTTAGCCGCAGCAGAG gTAATGAGGAGGATCAAAGAGGGTTACAGGCTGGATAGGCCAGAACATTGCAAGAGAGAGCTTTATAACATTATGTATTATTGTTGGGATAAAGATCCAGCTTGTAGGCCATCCTTCGGGGAACTCGTCGGCCTAACCGAAGGTCTTTTACTCGACGAAACCGACTATATCGAATTAGATAGGTTTCCAGATCATTCATATTATAATGTGCTCAATCTCAGTggagaaaaattgtaa